The Pyrus communis chromosome 2, drPyrComm1.1, whole genome shotgun sequence genome includes a window with the following:
- the LOC137726863 gene encoding probable WRKY transcription factor 14, with the protein MCSLFMPTTRMENFQGDLTDILRAGTTTATVGADPSDHQEPYTDSWHFPYDHPMIFPSSSSAMEEEEETKDNFGDPFLSYMRDPLLNELDISSSSLFSSPNCTARAEEGVTTTTFGSGGDGSHHVLSLGHHNHQSGRVVVDGDPIKRPYNIFSRMLQISPSAKVPVSPCDSPVMGASVSSSTSGVKTSSASAAMVASDMIINGNSSSAAKGCLPENTGMQISSPRNPGIKRSRKSQAKKVVCIPAPAAANSRPTGEVVPSDLWAWRKYGQKPIKGSPYPRGYYRCSSSKGCSARKQVERSRTDPNMLVITYTSEHNHPWPTQRNALAGSTRSQPSKKGGAAALKISPDSSHQPHQKPTSPTKEEQNENVNDNDDNHMSPTVITAGSASTVKEEFEDIEKQLELDHHHQQLGFAYRPSMPDEQSNQSHHPDDFFADLGEIEADPLNLLFSQCFSVDEQQQKGGKAAEPLDPFNLLDNWSGDQNTNNTSFAEAKRRL; encoded by the exons atgTGCAGCTTGTTCATGCCAACTACTAGGATGGAGAATTTTCAAGGTGATTTAACCGACATACTAAGAGCTGGTACTACTACTGCTACCGTTGGAGCTGATCCGTCTGATCATCAAGAACCTTACACCGACTCGTGGCACTTTCCATATGATCATCCCATGATATTCCCATCATCCTCAtcagccatggaagaagaagaagaaactaagGACAACTTTGGCGATCCATTTTTGTCGTACATGCGCGATCCGCTGCTTAACGAGCTAGACATATCAAGTTCCAGCCTTTTCAGCAGCCCCAATTGTACAGCTCGTGCGGAGGAAGGTGTTACAACTACTACTTTTGGTAGCGGTGGCGATGGCAGTCATCATGTACTTAGTCTTGGGCATCACAACCATCAAAGTGGCCGTGTTGTGGTTGATGGTGATCCAATAAAGAGGCCTTACAACATATTCTCACGGATGCTACAGATCTCTCCGAGTGCAAAGGTACCGGTGTCGCCGTGTGATTCTCCGGTGATGGGTGCATCAGTGTCGTCGTCTACTAGCGGGGTTAAAACATCGTCAGCTTCTGCTGCCATGGTTGCAAGCGACATGATTATTAATGGGAACAGCTCATCAGCAGCAAAAGGTTGCTTGCCTGAGAACACTGGGATGCAGATCTCATCTCCACGGAATCCGGGTATCAAGCGAAG CAGGAAGAGCCAGGCAAAAAAGGTGGTGTGCATTCCAGCGCCAGCAGCTGCAAACAGCAGGCCTACTGGAGAAGTAGTTCCGTCTGATCTGTGGGCATGGAGAAAGTACGGTCAGAAACCCATCAAAGGGTCACCTTATCCAAG GGGTTACTATAGATGTAGCAGCTCAAAGGGTTGCTCAGCAAGGAAACAAGTAGAGCGTAGCCGGACGGATCCAAATATGTTGGTCATCACGTACACTTCTGAACACAACCATCCATGGCCTACTCAGAGAAATGCCCTAGCTGGCTCAACCAGATCCCAGCCATCCAAAAAAGGTGGCGCCGCTGCCTTGAAGATCTCTCCCGATAGCTCTCATCAGCCTCATCAAAAGCCAACTAGCccaacaaaggaagaacaaaatgAGAATGTGAATGATAATGATGATAATCATATGTCCCCAACAGTTATTACAGCTGGAAGTGCTTCAACAGTGAAGGAAGAATTTGAGGacattgaaaagcaattagagcttgatcatcatcatcagcaaTTAGGGTTTGCTTATAGACCATCTATGCCTGATGAGCAGTCCAACCAGTCACACCATCCTGATGACTTCTTTGCTGATTTAGGAGAAATTGAGGCTGACCCACTTAACCTCTTGTTTTCACAATGTTTCTCGGTAGATGAGCAGCAGCAAAAGGGAGGCAAGGCTGCAGAGCCCTTAGATCCATTCAATCTCTTAGATAATTGGTCAGGAGATCAAAACACCAACAATACTTCATTTGCTGAAGCTAAGAGGCGGTTATAA